A single genomic interval of Oceanithermus profundus DSM 14977 harbors:
- a CDS encoding universal stress protein: MGKMILVPTDGSPCAEKAVEFAIREAAALGAGLAFLHVLYSPSTLVPTPELSEEEDEVLKEAVKKAEAAGLFAKGLLVRGEHPVEAIVSEAETGYDRIVMGRQGGGMLRRLLLGSTTAGVVQLAKVPVLVVPCGD; encoded by the coding sequence ATGGGCAAGATGATCCTGGTACCGACGGACGGCAGCCCCTGCGCGGAGAAGGCCGTCGAGTTCGCGATTCGCGAGGCCGCCGCGCTGGGCGCGGGCCTGGCGTTTCTGCACGTGCTCTACAGCCCCAGCACCCTCGTTCCCACGCCCGAGCTTTCCGAAGAGGAGGACGAGGTGTTGAAGGAGGCCGTGAAGAAGGCCGAGGCGGCGGGCCTGTTCGCCAAGGGGTTGCTGGTGCGGGGCGAGCACCCCGTCGAGGCGATCGTTTCGGAAGCGGAGACCGGGTACGACCGCATCGTCATGGGGCGCCAGGGCGGCGGCATGCTGCGGCGGCTGCTGTTGGGCTCCACCACCGCCGGCGTGGTGCAGCTCGCCAAGGTGCCGGTGCTCGTCGTGCCCTGCGGCGACTGA
- the rplS gene encoding 50S ribosomal protein L19 yields MNRGALLKAVEQPHYREGIPEFRSGDTVRVTYRVVEGKRERLQAFEGVVIKIHRNGLNSTFTVRKVSYGEGVERIFPFHSPLIDKVEVVSYGKVRQARPYYLRELRGKAARIKPDRKRTQKAAEAYAAAKAAGGKKKKKAKKKAEAPASEEA; encoded by the coding sequence CTGAACCGTGGTGCCCTGCTCAAGGCCGTCGAACAACCCCACTACCGCGAAGGGATCCCCGAGTTTCGCTCGGGCGACACCGTGCGCGTGACCTACCGCGTCGTCGAGGGCAAGCGCGAGCGCCTGCAGGCCTTCGAGGGCGTGGTCATCAAGATCCACCGCAACGGCCTCAACTCCACCTTCACCGTGCGCAAGGTTTCCTACGGCGAGGGCGTGGAGCGCATCTTCCCCTTCCATTCGCCGCTGATCGACAAGGTCGAGGTCGTCAGCTACGGCAAGGTGCGGCAGGCCCGCCCCTACTACCTGCGCGAGCTGCGCGGCAAGGCGGCCCGCATCAAGCCCGACCGCAAGCGCACCCAGAAGGCCGCCGAGGCCTACGCTGCAGCCAAGGCCGCGGGCGGCAAGAAGAAAAAGAAGGCCAAGAAGAAGGCCGAGGCGCCGGCCTCCGAAGAGGCCTGA
- the trmD gene encoding tRNA (guanosine(37)-N1)-methyltransferase TrmD, producing the protein MLRYTVLTLFPRLIQPWTEEALLAKAIQRGLIQIDIRDIRDYAPGKHRQVDDYPYGGGAGMVLRPDVVLGAIEDQLPADEVILLTPAGEPFRQPLAEELAAKEHLVLVSGRYEGIDARVENFVTREVSIGDFVLMGGEVAALAVIEATARLVPGVLGDPESHRLDSFSWGLLDYPQYTRPPEFRGLKVPEVLTSGHHGKVAEWRRREALRRTLERRPELLKSAPLTEEDLRWLAELDEEAE; encoded by the coding sequence GTGCTCCGGTACACCGTCCTCACCCTGTTCCCCCGCCTCATCCAGCCCTGGACCGAAGAGGCGCTCCTGGCCAAGGCCATCCAGCGCGGCCTGATCCAGATCGATATCCGCGACATCCGCGACTACGCCCCAGGCAAGCACCGCCAGGTGGACGACTACCCCTACGGCGGCGGCGCGGGCATGGTGCTGCGCCCCGACGTGGTGCTAGGGGCGATCGAAGATCAGCTCCCCGCCGACGAGGTGATCCTGCTCACCCCGGCCGGCGAGCCCTTCCGCCAGCCCCTGGCCGAGGAGCTGGCCGCCAAGGAGCACCTCGTTCTCGTCAGCGGCCGTTACGAGGGCATCGACGCCCGGGTCGAGAACTTCGTGACCCGTGAGGTTTCGATCGGCGACTTCGTGCTCATGGGCGGCGAGGTGGCGGCGCTGGCCGTTATCGAGGCCACCGCGCGGCTGGTGCCCGGGGTCCTGGGCGACCCCGAGAGCCACCGGCTCGACTCGTTTTCGTGGGGCCTGCTTGACTACCCCCAGTACACCCGGCCGCCCGAGTTCCGCGGGCTCAAGGTACCCGAGGTGCTCACGAGCGGCCACCACGGCAAGGTGGCCGAGTGGCGCCGTCGCGAGGCGCTGCGCCGCACCCTCGAGCGCCGCCCCGAGCTTCTGAAGTCCGCCCCCCTCACCGAAGAGGACCTGCGTTGGCTGGCCGAGCTGGACGAAGAAGCAGAATAA